A genomic stretch from Psilocybe cubensis strain MGC-MH-2018 chromosome 1, whole genome shotgun sequence includes:
- a CDS encoding Serine/threonine-protein kinase ppk6, protein MLSASAVGITFDDDDWNSTPLSAPRLYRTASVGSWGVTSIGRGFDWNERPERSKASGTLSTPSEELEENNADPVPEPQTSHGRKHHNSFQDKSPVINLVMTSSPQSIPQPLSCRPTTPNIPPLARSPSSPRPRRRSSQQRVSLIAGRVSIAPIEPPSPPPMLSDNLRRTPSSGSILSNVSTRAPSPSAEQSFLGGRNISEFVIEGEIGRGAYGLVKRAREVQADGSLGPPLVIKQVIKSRILADCWKKHPKHGTIPIEIYVMSAISNTTYVLPPRRPWDPARFSKSTVRDNTQSEQLDWQDGQVVKGHPNICPLLDFFEDSHYYYLVLPSTTPERKPNDPSPPSDLFDLVESYPQGLPPSLIRTYLGQIADAVCFLHMHGIVHRDIKDENVVLGPNGKCILIDFGSSGLVKKSGWDTFSGTLDYAGPEILRGERYYGKEQDVWAFGVVAYVLLVGECPFMTAAEAQEGLASPFANAAISLDERCAEGKEKDGEEQDGGGALGDAAALVRACLQVDISARPTFERILQCRFLAGDGGWT, encoded by the exons ATGCTTTCGGCCTCCGCTGTTGGAATTACCTTTGATGACGACGACTGGAACTCCACTCCACTCAGTGCACCAAGACTGTATCGGACAGCGAGCGTCGGCAGCTGGGGTGTAACCTCCATTGGTCGTGGGTTCGACTGGAATGAAAGGCCAGAGCGGTCAAAGGCGTCGGGGACGCTGTCTACGCCAAGTGAGGAACTAGAGGAAAATAACGCGGATCCGGTGCCCGAGCCTCAAACCTCACATGGCCGCAAGCACCATAATTCATTTCAAGACAAGTCCCCTGTTATCAACCTTGTTATGACTTCTTCTCCGCAATCCATTCCACAGCCATTATCATGTCGTCCTACAACGCCTAATATTCCTCCGTTGGCTCGTTCGCCGTCGTCTCCGCGTCCTCGAAGAAGATCCTCGCAGCAAAGAGTTTCTCTGATCGCCGGACGTGTATCCATCGCCCCCATCGAGCcgccctctcctcctcccatgCTTTCAGACAACTTGCGTCGCACTCCGAGTTCCGGGAGCATCCTCAGTAACGTCAGCACCCGTGCACCATCGCCATCGGCGGAGCAGTCTTTCTTGGGTGGTAGAAATATATCAGAATTCGTCATCGAGGGAGAAATCGGTAGGGGTGCGTACGGGCTGGTCAAACGAGCACGAGAGgtgcaagcagacggatcgCTTGGT CCCCCTTTGGTTATCAAACAAGTAATCAAGTCGCGCATCCTAGCGGATTGCTGGAAAAAACACCCTAAACATGGCACTATCCCGATCGAAATATATGTCATGTCTGCTATCTCCAATACAACCTATGTGTTACCCCCACGCCGACCATGGGATCCAGCGCGATTCTCTAAATCAACAGTGCGTGACAACACACAGTCCGAGCAGCTCGATTGGCAAGACGGTCAGGTGGTGAAAGGCCACCCCAATATCTGCCCGCTTCTCGACTTCTTTGAGGATAGTCATTACTATTATCTGGTTCTGCCGTCCACGACGCCAGAACGAAAGCCAAATGACCCATCACCGCCGTCTGACCTGTTCGATCTGGTCGAATCTTATCCGCAAGGCCTGCCTCCATCGCTTATCCGGACGTACCTGGGCCAAATTGCGGACGCTGTCTGCTTTCTTCACATGCATGGAATTG TCCACCGCGAtatcaaagatgaaaatgtAGTTTTAGGCCCTAATGGCAAATGTATATTGATAGACTTTGGAAGCTCTGGGCTTGTGAAGAAGAGCGGATGGGATACATTCAGCGGAAC CTTGGACTACGCTGGACCCGAAATTCTACGGGGCGAGCGATACTACGGGAAAGAGCAAGATGTCTGGGCATTTGGGGTGGTTGCATATGTGCTGCTGGTAGGAGAATGCCCGTTCATGACGGCGGCTGAGGCGCAGGAGGGACTTGCGTCGCCATTTGCGAACGCGGCGATCTCACTGGATGAACGATGCGCCGAgggcaaagaaaaagacggTGAGGAACAAGATGGCGGAGGGGCGCTTGGCGACGCGGCGGCGCTTGTGCGAGCATGCCTGCAGGTAGATATAAGCGCGCGGCCTACATTTGAGAGAATCCTACAGTGTCGCTTTCTGGCAGGCGATGGAGGGTGGACATAG
- a CDS encoding Protein MEMO1 translates to MAIKIVKKRTNKFKRHQSDRYHGVKESWRKPKGIDNRVRRRFKGQTPMPKIGYGSNKKTRHLLPNGLKKFLVSNVREVDLLLMHNKSFSAEIAHNVSSRNRATILERAKVLGIKVTNAEARLRATRNASHAGSWYTADGKTLDAELTQWLKEVGETQEPYPIKGCKAIIAPHAGYSYSGPTAAWAYKSIDTSSIKRVFILGPSHHFYLEGCALSKCKEYETPIGNLPLDLKTIQDLKATGKFESMGQQADEDEHSIEMHLPYVRKIFEGKDISIVPIVVGAISESVEATFGSILAPYLASEDTLFVISKPAPSSASGLRLSRSTAPSADFPIFQSISRLDHEAMDLLTLPPSTATKAHSEFAKYLARTKNTICGRHPIGVLFGAMSALEKSKGITSEVKWVRYEQSSHCHSIRDSSVSYASAYVRF, encoded by the exons ATGGCCATCAAAATCGTCAAGAAGCGCACCAACAAATTCAA GCGCCATCAATCCGACCGCTACCATGGAGTGAAGGAGTCATGGAGAAAGCCTAAGGGTATTGACAACAGGGTCAGGCGCCGCTTCAAGGGTCAAACCCCCATGCCCAAG ATTGGATACGGATCCAACAAAAAG ACCCGCCACCTTCTCCCCAACGGCCTCAAGAAGTTCCTTGTGAGCAATGTCCGAGAAGTCGACCTTCTCCTCATGCACAACAAGTCTTTCTCTGCTGAGATCGCCCACAACGTCAGCAGCCGAAACCGCGCTACCATCCTCGAGCG TgccaaggttttgggcatcAAAGTCACCAACGCCGAGGCTCGTCTGCG GGCTACAAGGAATGCATCACACGCCGGATCTTGGTACACTGCAGATG GCAAAACCCTTGATGCTGAGTTGACCCAATGGCTCAAGGAAGTAGGAGAGACACAGGAACCGTACCCTATCAAAGGGTGCAAAGCTATCATCGCACC GCACGCTGGGTATTCCTACTCTGGACCCACCGCTGCCTGGGCTTACAAGAGTATCGATACATCCTCCAT CAAACGCGTCTTCATCTTAGGACCCTCGCATCACTTTTATTTGGAAGGCTGCGCGCTATCCAAGTGCAAAGAATATGAAACGCCTATTGGCAACTTGCCTTTAGATTTGAAGA CTATTCAAGACTTAAAGGCCACGGGCAAGTTTGAATCTATGGGCCAGCAagcagatgaagacgaaCATAGTATTGAAATGCATTTACCATATGTTCGAAAAATATTTGAGGG GAAGGATATTAGTATCGTTCCCATTGTCGTTGGAGCCATTTCAGAAAGCGTAGAAGCAACATTTGGTTCTATCCTGGCTCCATATCTCGCCAGCGAGGACACCCTATTTGTGATTTCAA AGCCGGCTCCAAGCTCTGCGTCTGGTCTTCGACTGTCCCGAAGCACAGCACCTTCGGCGGACTTTCCCATCTTTCAGTCTATTAGCCGCCTTGACCACGAAGCTATGGACCTTTTGACCTTGCCGCCCTCCACGGCGACTAAAGCCCATTCAGAGTTTGCGAAATATCTTGCAAGGACAAAGAACACCATTTGCGGAAGGCATCCTATTGGGGTGCTGTTCGGCGCCATGTCGGCTCTGGAAAAGAGCAAAGGCATCACGTCTGAAGTCAAGTGGGTGAGATATGAGCAAAGCAGCCACTGTCATTCTATCCGAGACTCTAGCGTAAGCTATGCAAGCGCCTACGTACGATTCTAA
- a CDS encoding hypothetical protein (Uncharacterized protein YNL108C), translating into MRPPRVGSRLDQASGPRDIKNAPPPRVNQSTSPTGLPRDPPLTAYGETQAEELCQYFLSFPEEDRPTAIFSSPYYRCLQTSKPLAQALGIPIYVEHGLAEWYSPVAPGTGLHPRPGPTESLKTYFPEVDPSWTSIYYPTRKGESVEELHERVDTFTSAFIPTIMKRLPYEHRRRVLLVTHAATTIALVRSFVGDRNLHMKVGCCSLTELQRKSPEEGVSDKQVLGGWKPLALVSGLHLSGGSSREWGFEDIEVEKGRVVEDPGVSGSEYEEDAPVGLQNHLISNL; encoded by the exons ATGAGACCTCCTCGAGTCGGATCTCGACTTGACCAAGCCAGCGGACCACGCGATATTAAAAACGCGCCTCCCCCACGTGTAAATCAGTC GACGAGTCCGACTGGTCTACCTAGAGATCCCCCTTTGACTGCATATGGAGAG ACCCAGGCGGAGGAACTATGCCAGTACTTCTTGTCTTTCCCAGAGGAAGATCGCCCAACCGCCATATTCTCGTCGCCTTATT ATCGCTGTCTTCAGACGTCCAAGCCCCTGGCGCAGGCTTTGGGCATCCCGATCTACGTTGAACATG GTCTCGCAGAGTGGTATTCCCCTGTCGCTCCGGGTACAGGTCTCCATCCACGCCCCGGACCCACCGAGTCTCTAAAGACCTATTTCCCGGAGGTTGACCCCAGTTGGACCAGCATATATTACCCCACCCGGAAGGGCGAATCCGTCGAGGAGCTGCACGAGCGTGTCGACACCTTCACGAGCGCATTCATCCCCACCATCATGAAGCGACTGCCGTACGAACACCGGCGACGCGTGCTCCTCGTCACCCACGCTGCCACGACCATCGCCCTTGTGCGCAGCTTCGTGGGCGACCGTAACTTGCACATGAAGGTCGGCTGCTGCTCTCTCACCGAGCTTCAGAGGAAATCGCCTGAAGAGGGCGTCTCTGACAAGCAAGTGCTGGGTGGGTGGAAGCCCCTTGCTCTTGTCAGCGGGCTCCATTTATCAGGCGGCTCCTCAAGGGAGTGGGGCTTTGAGGACATCGAGGTCGAGAAAGGAAGA GTCGTTGAAGATCCAGGTGTCTCCGGATCGGAGTACGAAGAGGACGCTCCTGTCGGTCTTCAAAACCATCTCATCAGCAACCTTTGA
- a CDS encoding Set1 complex component spp1 translates to MASRRLDISSLLCDDDQPAFSPLDALVHAATEERRRLDASLHPPRPPHYDRQHEYDHRVREELERQRLFDRERERERERERERELEREREREREREREREREQEREREREQERERELERERYVVQQQQMRIHQQHHIDLIARQHRQQSHPPSISHLISHSPPSVPVPLPQVSTVYLIPQGPIDSLDDPRPIKKRRYSESPTRPLPDDKERIARERDKMYVGELGYGRVDPSSAGPSYPPPPPRRPGSGHGHTHLRKPVSVNDLLVDKEPPRPLSRDTDHHRVVSPLGRRSPPGSQIGRAKAARKSDEFAFREPPPIIHTPLESEVKKPLKDDFKVKQEPKPRTTPFLDEHRPKKPVVKQAPPTPTLHNKPQSSKSQQDAHEWFLQHYDEDLSPTTSNRPEPPHTPSPSLSPLTPAQPHPPPPPVSVKTFTDSDKPLTPITSAVATLEQELEELVSEPAISNTSTTLVKKQEPDLDMDLDVDLAVTELVDTLESDNVKHESSNRKMEVDVEDELLSLVQDDRPPPPPPPAPSRRAPGSAGSSSHGSAATPSTTVSTHNANTKPTSTTSLAPPHRSVSEAARQTSPPVMSTSSSTGPGPVSGSSASATARQTSARPTSERGSMPPPASTSSVGGSAKKSTEPVSGLKKKKESAPKAVPKAKAAAATSTAKGRAKPAAKSKKATAPDNGASPTPSAAAAAPAPSKAAKTLAGRKTAPSASRSRSASVMPAGSASVGPESDTVKPEKQEEEEESEEENEDDKDKLYCVCKTKYDEDRVMIACDRCDEWYHTQCVHMPDLEVDLVDQFICPLCVEKNPKLNLKTTYKPRCLYGLRHPDPSSTKACHKAARGAFSKYCSDECGVKYMQSRIDTWAKKGGKTEKLWESVKNAEKREGVVVCAAESDCVKTETADIKVEKPEEEDNPKPKQQQRIVPPTKSKVEQETDRLNALLDSVIKLREEIKKSMEVVIWRERLLKLATERAEAVGQCGWDQRLCLDDEEWADMGEAVLESYEETKADPDAEMEVDNAEEQWWCPGKVVCDRHAGWQAVRHKDVCKEREKKEEALVKLTTREREIRKSIEDMLDPQNTNNPSTATSANAGKTTVVKEAAPNAPLKSSTKAVNGHPKPKGGAAAGETLKKGKKRKAPAS, encoded by the exons ATGGCCTCTCGTCGCCTCGAcatctcctccctcctctgcgACGACGACCAGCCCGCCTTTTCGCCCCTCGATGCCCTTGTCCACGCTGCCACAGAGGAGCGCCGCCGCCTCGATGCCTCCTTGCACCCCCCTCGCCCACCCCACTACGACCGCCAGCATGAGTATGACCACCGCGTCCGTGAGGAGCTTGAGCGCCAGCGTCTTTTTGACcgagagcgagagcgggAACGAGAGcgagaacgagaaagagAGCTTGAGCGCGAGAGGGAGCGTGAACGTGAACGGGAACGGGAGCGAGAACGAGAgcaagaacgagaacgagaacgagagcAAGAACGAGAGCGAGAGTTGGAAAGAGAGCGTTATGTtgtccagcagcagcaaatgcGCATACATCAACAACACCACATCGATCTCATAGCCCGTCAGCATCGCCAGCAGTCACACCCACCATCCATATCCCATCTCATCTCCCATTCCCCCCCGTCTGTCCCAGTCCCTCTTCCCCAGGTGTCCACCGTCTATCTCATCCCCCAAGGTCCCATCGACTCCCTCGATGATCCTCGTCCCATCAAAAAGCGTCGCTATTCGGAATCCCccactcgtcctctcccagaCGATAAGGAGCGTATCGCCCGCGAGCGGGACAAGATGTATGTCGGCGAGCTCGGTTATGGCCGCGTTGACCCTTCCTCCGCTGGCCCTTcctatcctcctcctcctccacgtCGTCCCGGTTCCGGTCATGGTCACACCCATCTCAGGAAACCCGTCTCGGTAAACGATCTCCTCGTTGACAAGGAGCCCCCAAGACCCCTCTCCCGCGACACCGATCACCACAGGGTAGTCAGTCCTCTGGGCAGGCGTTCTCCCCCCGGCAGTCAGATAGGTAGGGCCAAGGCCGCACGCAAATCGGACGAGTTCGCGTTCAGGGAACCACCTCCCATCATCCACACCCCTCTCGAATCCGAAGTCAAGAAACCCCTCAAGGACGACTTCAAGGTCAAGCAGGAGCCAAAACCCCGCACAACTCCCTTCCTCGACGAACATCGCCCAAAGAAGCCTGTCGTCAAACAAGCacccccaaccccaaccctccACAATAAGCCTCAGTCTTCCAAGTCCCAACAAGATGCTCATGAATGGTTTCTGCAGCACTACGATGAAGATCTATCCCCTACTACTTCTAACCGTCCTGAGCCTCCACATACCCCCTCACCGTCTCTCAGTCCCCTCACACCTGCGCAACCTCACCCTCCACCCCCTCCAGTGTCCGTCAAAACATTCACCGACTCGGATAAGCCACTTACCCCTATCACCTCGGCTGTCGCCACCCTGGAACAAGAGCTGGAGGAACTTGTTTCAGAACCCGCTATTTCCAACACTTCCACCACCTTGGTCAAAAAGCAGGAACCTGACCTTGACATGGATCTCGACGTCGACCTTGCCGTAACCGAACTTGTTGACACTCTGGAGAGCGATAACGTCAAGCACGAGTCATCTAACCGCAAGATGGAGGTCGATGTTGAGGATGAGCTACTCAGCCTAGTCCAAGACGATCGCccgccgcctccgcctccgcctgcCCCTTCTCGGCGTGCTCCGGGATCCGCAGGATCGTCCTCTCACGGCTCGGCAGCGACGCCATCAACGACGGTCTCCACCCACAATGCCAATACAAAGCcgacatcaacaacatcccTCGCTCCGCCACACCGTTCTGTCAGCGAAGCTGCCCGGCAAACTTCTCCACCTGTCATGtcaacttcttcttctacggGCCCTGGCCCTGTCTCCGGCTCTTCTGCTTCCGCCACTGCCCGTCAAACATCCGCTCGGCCAACCTCTGAGCGCGGGTCCATGCCTCCGCCTGCTTCCACCTCCAGCGTGGGTGGCTCAGCCAAGAAGTCGACTGAACCAGTATCCGGtctgaaaaagaaaaaggaatcTGCTCCAAAG GCCGTTCCCAAAGCCAAAGCTGCCGCTGCTACTTCAACTGCAAAAGGACGGGCTAAACCTGCTGCTAAATCGAAGAAGGCAACCGCTCCCGATAATGGCGCTTCACCCACTCCTTCGGCGGCTGCGGCTGCCCCAGCTCCATCCAAAGCAGCAAAGACTCTGGCAGGCAGGAAGACTGCGCCATCGGCTTCCCGCTCACGTTCAGCATCCGTCATGCCTGCAGGTAGTGCATCCGTGGGACCGGAGAGCGATACAGTCAAACCGGAGAAacaggaagaggaggaagagtcggaggaggagaacGAGGATGATAAAGATAAACTCTACTGTGTCTGCAAAACCAAGTATGACGAAGACCGCGTCATGATTGCCTGTGATCG ATGTGATGAGTGGTATCACACACAGTGTGTTCACATGCCGGATTTAGAGGTGGATCTTGTCGATCAGTTTATATGTCCACTTTGTGTTGAGA AAAACCCAAAACTTAATCTCAAAACGACGTACAAACCTCGCTGTCTTTATGGGCTCCGGCATCCCGACCCATCGTCTACCAAGGCATGCCATAAAGCGGCTCGCGGCGCTTTCTCCAAGTACTGCTCAGACGAATGCGGCGTCAAATACATGCAGTCGCGCATCGATACCTGGGCCAAGAAGGGTGGCAAAACGGAGAAGCTCTGGGAGAGCGTCAAGAACGCGGAGAAGCGCGAGGGTGTAGTTGTGTGTGCTGCCGAGTCTGATTGTGTAAAGACAGAGACGGCAGACATCAAGGTTGAGAAACCCGAGGAAGAGGATAATCCCAAGCCTAAACAGCAACAGCGTATTGTCCCCCCGACAAAGAGTAAAGTCGAACAGGAAACGGATCGGCTCAACGCCCTGCTGGACTCTGTTATCAAACTTCGGGAAGAGATCAAGAAGAGTATGGAGGTTGTTATATGGCGTGAGCGGCTATTGAAGTTGGCTACTGAAAGGGCAGAGGCAGTAGGCCAGTGTGGATGGGATCAGCGTCTGTGTTTGGATGATGAGGAATGGGCTGATATGGGCGAGGCGGTGCTGGAGAGCTATGAAGAAACCAAGGCTGACCCTGATGCCGAAATGGAAGTGGATAACGCCGAGGAGCAGTGGTGGTGTCCGGGAAAGGTCGTGTGCGACCGTCATGCAGG GTGGCAAGCTGTACGTCACAAGGACGTGTGTAAGGAgagggaaaagaaggaagaagcaCTGGTCAAACTTACAACACGAGAGCGGGAAATCCGTAAAAGCATCGAGGACATGCTCGATCCCCAAAACACTAACAACCCATCCACGGCCACCTCTGCGAATGCCGGCAAAACGACGGTCGTCAAGGAGGCGGCGCCTAACGCCCCACTCAAATCGTCTACCAAAGCTGTCAATGGCCATCCCAAGCCCAAGGGCGGCGCAGCCGCGGGAGAGACGCTGAAAAAGGGCAAGAAACGCAAAGCCCCCGCGTCTTAA
- a CDS encoding putative U6 snRNA-associated Sm-like protein LSm1 translates to MLVILRDGRKLHGVLRSYDQFANLVLEDTVERIYHGNAFAESWHGLFLIRGENVVLLGEIDLDKEEEVPLKQVEYNLLAAFHKQDAESKKEREEIKSQILYEQKGFCKEGGEGDGY, encoded by the exons ATGCTTGTAATCCTACGCGACGGCAGGAAGCTTCATGGTGTCCTGCGTTCCTATGATCAGTTTG CCAATCTTGTACTCGAGGACACCGTCGAACGTATATATCATGGAAACGCATTTGCAGAGAGCTGGCATGGTCTCTTCCTTATCCGAGGAGAGAATGTTGTGCTGCTCGGCGAAATT GATCTGgataaagaagaagaagtccCTCTCAAGCAGGTTGAATATAATCTGCTGGCGGCATTTCACAAACAAGACGCCGAGTCCAAAAAGGAACGCGAAGAGATCAAATCCCAGATCTTGTACGAGCAGAAAGGATTCTGCAAAGAAGGGGGCGAAGGCGACGGATACTGA
- a CDS encoding NADH dehydrogenase [ubiquinone] 1 alpha subcomplex subunit 5: MFRLTHPLRQALKRTTGIHGLAVHPNPLPELVKTYESTLATLSSIPQTSVYRQGVEALVRHKLNIVTNKANGDISLAEKLLKEGHIEESLDIAADELSLAAKMVEWKAWEPLEEKPEPGQWEYVGQRETTPL, translated from the exons ATGTTTCGCCTCACACATCCTCTGCGCCAGGCGCTCAAGCGCACAACAGGCATTCATGGCCTTGCCGTCCACCCAAACCCCCTGCCAGAGCTCGTCAAAACCTACGAATCTACACTCGCGACTCTCTCGTCTATCCCGCAAACATCCGTCTATCGACAGGGCGTTGAAGCGCTTGTGCGGCACAAACTGAACATTGTAACAAACAAGGCGAACGGAGACATTTCTCTGGCAGAGAAGCTGCTCAAGGAGGGCCACATAGAGGAGTCGTTGGACATTGCCGCAGACGAACTGTCGCTTGCTGCAAAGATGGTGGAGTGGAAAGC ATGGGAACCCCTGGAGGAGAAGCCTGAACCTGGACAATGGGAGTATGTTGGACAGAGAGAGACCACCCCTTTATGA
- a CDS encoding putative 54S ribosomal protein L32, mitochondrial: MAALALRQTQSILRILPFGRWQAPAFAVPSLAAPSTSWSLPSLDSLLDLLPPFLLAVPKSKTSHSRKAMRSANKGLKDKRNITNCAGCGSVKLAHNICPNCYSAVTRAWKAKNKDVPDLS, translated from the exons ATGGCTGCCCTCGCTCTACGACAAACCCAGAGTATCCTGCGCATCCTGCCATTTGGCCGTTGGCAAGCACCCGCTTTCGCAGTGCCCTCGCTCGCCGCACCCAGTACATCATGGTCTTTGCCTTCGCTCGACTCGCTTCTCGATCTCCTTCCCCCCTTCCTGCTTGCCGTGCCCAAGTCAAAAACATCACACTCTCGAAAGGCGATGAGAAGCGCGAACAAGGGTCTAAAGGACAAGCGAA ATATCACCAATTGCGCTGGTTGTGGGTCTGTGAAGCTCGCACATAATATATGCCCGAATTGCTACAGCGCAGTGACGCGTGCAtggaaagcaaaaaacaaagacGTCCCTGATCTGTCATGA
- a CDS encoding 3-ketoacyl-CoA thiolase A, peroxisomal has protein sequence MLLPSRVSLRRAVHPALIRAASSSTGRYNGLADILEKRPDDVVITFAKRTAVGKAKKGQLKDTPVDELLHALFKATLEKTKLDPSKIDDICVATCHPPSPLYVSRAAAIAAGIPYQVPISVVNRLCSSGLMAIRSIAHSIQTGEASLGLAVGVESMSLNPRPTPEVVEAVSEHPHAYDCMQPMGWTSEMVAQAYNVSRKKQDEYAFISHSRASKAVSKGIFADEIIPIELKGQVVSVDDTVRPGVTLEGLAKLKPAFPNWGEASTTAGNASGVGDGAGLCILTTRAKAEEEGMEIVGKYITSTVVGVEPRYMGISPIFAIPKVLEQVGLTKEDVDVYEINEAFASQFAYCVEELGVPIKKINPKTFPLTNGQAGVRQVVTGLAELKRRNGDILLTSMCVGSGMGAAGIFVNEAKQ, from the exons ATGTTGCTTCCTTCCCGTGTTTCTTTAAGACGTGCTGTACATCCTGCATTGATTCGAGCTGCTAGCTCTTCGACCGGGCGATACAATGGTCTTGCGGACATTCTCGAAAAGCGACCTGACGATGTTGTCATTACGTTTGCGAAACGTACAGCTGTTGGGAAAGCAAAGAAAGGTCAACTGAAGGATACCCCAGTTGATGAACTTTTGCATGCGTTGTTCAAG GCAACCCTGGAGAAAACAAAGCTGGACCCTTCCAAAATTGACGATATCTGCGTGG CAACTTGCCACCCACCTTCCCCGTTATATGTATCACGGGCTGCAGCCATTGCGGCGGGGATACCCTACCAAGTGCCAATCTCAGTTGTGAACAGGCTTTGCTCTTCGGGGTTAATGGCGATTCGCTCCATTGCCCATTCCATTCAAACTGGAGAGGCTTCACTTGGACTGGCAGTTGGCGTGGAGAGCATGAGCTTAAA TCCTAGGCCCACCCCCGAAGTTGTAGAGGCAGTCTCTGAGCACCCTCATGCGTATGATTGCATGCAG CCCATGGGCTGGACTTCAGAAATGGTCGCTCAGGCGTATAATGTGTCGCGCAAAAAGCAAGACGAATATGCGTTTATATCCCATAGCAGAGCAAGCAAG GCTGTGTCCAAGGGAATTTTCGCGGATGAAATCATTCCGATCGAATTAAAGGGTCAAGTAGTTTCCGTCGATGATACCGTTAGGCCAGGTGTTACCCTCGAAGGACTTGCCAAACTGAAGCCCGCGTTCCCTAACTGGGGAGAAGCGAGCACTACAGCTGGAAATGCCAGTGGGGTAGGTGATGGGGCAGGGCTTTGCATTTTGACTACCCGTGCcaaagcagaagaagaaggcatGGAAATCGTTGGCAAATATATCACATCAACGGTGGTTG GTGTGGAACCCCGGTATATGGGCATTTCACCTATCTTTGCTATTCCAAAAGTGCTTGAGCAAGTAGGATTGACCAAGGAAGATGTCGATGTTTACGAG ATCAACGAAGCGTTTGCCTCCCAATTTGCGTACTGCGTAGAGGAATTAGGCGTACCAATCAAAAAGATAAACCCCAA AACATTTCCGCTGACAAATGGCCAAGCTGGTGTGCGACAAGTTGTGACTGGACTCGCAGAACTCAAAAGAAGGAACGGAGATATTCTTTTGACAAGTATGTGCGTTGGAAGTGGAATGGGTGCTGCCGGTATCTTCGTGAACGAAGCAAAGCAGTAG
- a CDS encoding 40S ribosomal protein S3-1, producing the protein MSAQISKKRKFVADGVFRAELNEFFTRELAEEGYSGCDVRVTHARTEIIIRATHTQEVLGEKGRRIRELTALVQKRFKFPENSLELYAEKVQYRGLSAIAQCESLRYKLLGGLAVRRACYGVLRFVMESGAKGCEVVVSGKLRAARAKSMKFTDGFMIHSGQPARDFVDYAVRHVLLRQGVLGIKVKIMKGWDPEGQLGPRKPLPDSVQILEPPVDKVVSEPTSEQREPVVPVAVPAPAEEYAAEPGYQQPEAYAEQPVF; encoded by the exons ATGTCGGCTCAAATTAGCAAGAAGAGAAAGTTCGTGGCTGATGGTGTCTTCCGCGCCGAACTCAACGAGTTTTTCACCCGTGAACTTGCTGAGGAGGGCTACTCTGGCTGTGATGTCCGAGTGACCCATGCTCGCACTGAG ATCATTATCCGTGCTACTCATACCCAAGAAGTTCTTGGAGAGAAGGGCCGCCGCATTCGTGAACTCACCGCCCTCGTTCAAAAACGTTTCAAATTCCCCGAAAATTCCCTCGAACTCTATGCTGAGAAGGTTCAATATCGTGGTCTTTCTGCTATTGCTCAGTGCGAGTCATTGAGGTACAAACTCCTCGGTGGCCTTGCCGTCCGTCG CGCTTGCTACGGTGTCCTCCGTTTCGTTATGGAGTCTGGCGCCAAAGGCTGCGAAGTTGTCGTCTCAGGGAAACTTCGTGCCGCTCGTGCCAAGTCGATGAAATTCACCGACGGATTCATGATCCACTCCGGTCAGCCAGCCCGCGACTTCGTCGATTACGCCGTTCGCCACGTCCTGCTTCGCCAGGGCGTCCTAGGAATCAAGGTCAAAAT CATGAAGGGTTGGGATCCTGAAGGTCAACTTGGACCGCGCAAGCCTCTCCCCGACTCTGTCCAAATCCTCGAACCCCCAGTCGACAAAGTCGTTTCCGAGCCCACCTCGGAGCAACGCGAACCTGTCGTCCCCGTCGCTGTTCCCGCCCCCGCCGAGGAGTATGCTGCCGAACCCGGATATCAGCAGCCTGAGGCTTACGCTGAGCAACCTGTGTTCTGA